The Rhinopithecus roxellana isolate Shanxi Qingling chromosome 13, ASM756505v1, whole genome shotgun sequence genome contains a region encoding:
- the PI3 gene encoding elafin: protein MRASSFLIVVVFLIAGMLVVEAAVTGVPVKGQDTVKGHVPFNGQDPVKGQVSVKGQDRVKGQEPVKGPVSTKPGSCPNILIRCAMLNPPNRCLKDTDCPGIKKCCEGSCGMACMVPQ from the exons ATGAGGGCCAGCAGCTTCTTGATCGTGGTGGTGTTCCTCATCGCTGGGATGCTGGTTGTAGAGGCAGCTGTCACGGGAG ttCCTGTTAAAGGTCAAGACACTGTCAAAGGCCATGTTCCGTTCAATGGACAAGATCCCGTTAAAGGACAAGTTTCAGTTAAAGGTCAAGATAGAGTCAAAGGGCAAGAGCCAGTCAAAGGTCCCGTCTCCACTAAGCCTGGCTCCTGCCCCAATATCTTGATCCGGTGTGCCATGTTGAATCCCCCTAACCGCTGCTTGAAAGATACTGACTGCCCAGGAATCAAGAAGTGCTGTGAAGGCTCTTGCGGGATGGCCTGTATGGTTCCCCAGTGA